In a single window of the Poecile atricapillus isolate bPoeAtr1 chromosome 27, bPoeAtr1.hap1, whole genome shotgun sequence genome:
- the ATXN7L3 gene encoding ataxin-7-like protein 3: protein MKMEDMSLSGLDNSKLEAIAHEIYTELVEDACLGLCFEVHRAVKCGYFFLDDTDPDSMKDFEIVDQPGVDIFGQVYNQWKNKECVCPNCSRSIAASRFAPHLEKCLGMGRNSSRIANRRIASSNNLNKSESDQEDNDDINDNDWSYGSEKKAKKRKSDKNPNSPRRSKSLKHKNGEIGGNPDPFKYSNSAGINYETLGPEELRTLLTTQCGVISEHTKKMCTRSLRCPQHTDEQRRAVRVYLLGPSASLPEAEGSVENDSFEVAESQALMSRLQWDGSSDISPSDSASSKASTNNSESRKTKKKKPHLGLVSGAPGLGSSKKKKPKPPAPHTPSIYDDIN from the exons atgaaaatggAGGATATGTCTTTGTCTGGCCTGGATAACAGCAAACTGGAG GCCATCGCACACGAGATCTACACGGAGCTGGTGGAGGATGcctgcctggggctctgctTCGAGGTGCACCGGGCTGTCAAGTGCGGGTATTTCTTCCTGGATGACACGGACCCCGACAGCATGAAGGACTTTG AGATCGTGGACCAGCCGGGCGTGGACATCTTCGGGCAGGTGTACAACCAGTGGAAGAACAAGGAGTGCGTGTGCCCCAACTGCAGCCGCAGCATCGCCGCCTCCCGCTTCGCCCCGCACCTGGAGAAGTGCCTGGGCATGGGCCGCAACAGCAGCCGCATCGCCAACCGCAG GATCGCGAGCAGCAACAACCTGAACAAGTCGGAGAGTGACCAGGAGGACAACGATGACATCAATGACAACGACTGGTCCTACGGCTCTGAGAAgaaag CGAAGAAGAGGAAATCGGACAAG AACCCCAACTCGCCCCGCAGGTCCAAGTCCCTGAAACACAAAAATG GCGAGATCGGCGGGAACCCCGATCCCTTCAAG TACAGCAACTCGGCCGGCATCAACTACGAGACGCTGGGCCCCGAGGAGCTGCGGACGCTGCTCACCACG caatGCGGGGTCATCTCCGAACACACCAAGAAGATGTGCACCAG GTCCCTGCGGTGTCCCCAGCACACGGATGAGCAGCGCAGGGCAGTCCGGGTTTACCTCCTCGGGCCCTCGGC GTCCCTGCCCGAGGCCGAGGGCAGCGTGGAGAACGACAGCTTCGAGGTGGCCGAGAGCCAGGCCCTCATGAGCCGCCTGCAGTGGGACGGCTCCTCCGACATCTCCCCCTCCGACTCGGCCTCCTCCAAAGCCA GTACAAACAACTCCGAGTCCCGCAAGACCAAGAAGAAGAAGCCCCACCTGGGGCTGGTGAGCGGTGCCCCAGGGCTCGGCTCCAGCAAGAAGAAGAAGCCCAAGCCCCCCgccccccacacccccagcaTCTACGATGACATCAACTGA